The genomic region GTTTCCGAGCGAACAGGAATCGTGCGCCGGGCCGCCGCGCTCGATCACCGTCACGCGATGCCCCTGCTTCATGGCGTAATACGCCGTGCAGAGGCCGATGACGCCGCCGCCGACCACGCAGATCTCTTTTGCCGTGGACATCAGCGAATGCCCTCGCGAAACGGATCGGCGGGATCGAAGACCAGTTGAGTGTCCGCCGTAATGTACGCTCGCCCGGAGATCGTCGGGATGATCTCCTCGCCCTGGACGGCAACCGTTCCCTCGAACGCCGTTCCCAGGATCCCTTCCTGACGCCACACTTCCCCTTCCGCCAGCTTCCCGTCGGCGTAGAGGCAGGCGAGTTTGGCGCTGGTCCCCGTGCCGCAGGGCGATCGGTCGTACGCTTCGCCGGGACACAGAACGAAATTCCGGCTTCCGGCCGTTTCCGACGGCGCGAACAGCTCCACATGGTCGATCTCGCGTCCATCGCGCCCGGTTACGCTCTGCGCCGCGAGCGCTTTCTGGATCTTCACGGTGAAATCCGTCAGCGTCTTCGCGTTCGCAAGCGTGAGATCCTGACCGTGATCGTTCACCAGAAAGAACCAGTTGCCGCCCCAGGCCACATCGCCGCGAACCACGCCGTACCCATCGACACTCACCGGCGCCTGCTTCACCCAGCGATAGCTCGGGACATTTTCGACGGAGACTTTCCCCGAATGATGCAGCGTCGCGGTGACGATCCCCACGGGGGTTTCGATCCGATGCCGGCCGGGGACGATGACGCCCAGATGCGCCAATGTGGCGACCAGGCCGATCGTTCCGTGCCCGCACATCCCGAGATATCCGACATTGTTAAAAAAGATAACGCCCGCCGCGCAGGATGGATCCGACGGCGCGACCAGCAGCGCGCCGACCAATACGTCCGACCCGCGCGGCTCGCAGACGACTCCCGACCGAAATCCGTCATACGACTCGCGGAACACCGACAGCTTCTCCGCGATGGAGCCGCCGCAGAGATTCGGACCTCCCGAAATCACGGTGCGCGTCGGCTCGCCTTCCGTGTGGGAATCGATGACGTGAACGGTCTCGCGGATACGATCGGTCATGACAATCGCTACTTTCTTTGCTGTCCAGACGAATCGTCATGGCTTTTCACGAGCAGCGCCTTCGGCCACGCGAAACGCGGCGATTTGGCGGGATCGAAGCCGCGCAAATGCGCGTCCGTCAAACGCTGTTTCACCGGGACGTAACGCCACGTTCGATTGGGAAAGACGGACGCGATCAGCGCTTCGAGATCCGGATCGTAAGCCTTCAAGTCCTCACGAGTAGCGATCACACGCTTGTCCGGTCCCGCGTTGCCGTTGCAGTTGAAATGGGACTGCACGCCTTCCGCCCAGTATTCATTGAGGTTGGTCGCGGCGTAAAAGCCATGAAACAACCCCGCCTTCATCGCACCATCGTAGCACGCCTTCAGACGCTTGTGAAATCCGGGATCGATCTCCGGCAGCCCCATCTCGGCGATGGCGTGAGAGAATTCGTGCACCAGAATATTTTCCCCGCGATACGGATCTCCGGGATAGTCCAGCAAATTCTCCTCGCCGCAGCTCACCGCCGGGCTGTCGGGCGTTGGACCCAGGCCCCGCGCCCGCTTATCCCAGTAGCTCGCCGGAGTCAAATCGCGGTTTTCCGGGATCGCGGTCGTCATCTCCGTGGGCGACTGTACGGCAAAACGAACTTTGTTTCGGATCAGCGCCTTTCGAATATCGCCGCGTCCTTCAAGCATCGAGTCGATCAGATATTTTGCCTCGCGCAGCGCATAATCCGAAACATGCGCGGAGCTAACGATTGCAAAGCCGTCGTCCATCAGACACTTTCGGTAGAACGGCGAGAGCCCCAGCGCGCGCGTCACCGAGGCAGGCGGCGGAGGAACGGGATTGGCCGCCGCGTGAGAAACACCGGCGTCGCCAGACAGGATCATGGCGGCAATCACGATTGTGCGGAGTTTCATTCGCGGCGATCCGTTTCCGTTCTTCCAGCGTTACGCCAGCGCCAGCGTGGGAATAGACGGCCGGTTCGCCAGCCCATGGCGGATCACCTTAAGAACGGCCTCACGCTCCGCGCCGGCGAGCGGCTGCCGGGGAGCGCGCACCCATTCGGCGCCGAGTCCGCACTCCTGGATGCATAGCTTGATGTTCTGCACGAACTTCAGCGAGACATCCAGATGCAGGAGCGGCATATACCAGCGGTAAAGCTCACGCGCCTTCTCCCACTCGCCCGCCATCGCCAGATCCCAGAGATACTGGTTTTCTTTTGGAAACGCCAGGCCGATGCCGGCGATCCAGCCTTTCGCGCCGAGCATGATGCTTTCGAGCGCAAGATCGTCCACGCCGGTAAAGAGCATGTAGCGGTCCCCCACCAGATTGATGATGTCCGAAATCCGGCAGGTGTTGCCCGACGATTCCTTGATGGCGACGAACTTCTCTTCATCGGCCAGCTGCGCGAACATCGCGGGCGTAATATCCACGCCGTATGCAATGGGATTGTTGTAACAGATGATCGGCAGATCGGAGGCGTCCGCGACGGCCCGGAAATGGATCATCGTCTCGGACGGGTCCGACTTGTAAACCATCGCCGGAAGCACCATCAGCCCGTCCGCCCCGAGCCGCTCCATATCGCGGGCGTACCGGCAGGCCGCCGCCGTGCTGGTTTCCGAAACGCCGCTGAGAACTGGAACCCGCCCCCGCGCCACATCCACCGTCATCTCCATCACGCGCCGCTTTTCGTCGGCCTCCAGCGCGGCGTTTTCGCCGAGCGAACCCAGCATCACCAAGCCCTGCACGCCGGATTCGATCATGACTTCAATATGCTTGGCGGTCGCGTCGAGATCCAGCGTCTGGTCCTCGTGCAGGTGGGTTGTCAGCGCGGGAAATACGCCAGTCCATGTGGGCTTCATAGGTCCATCTTTCTCCAATTCGCAAGCGTTCGGATGTGTGACTAATCTCATGATTATTATCACACACATGGATTTTTACGACAATGGAATCCGTGCTAGAAATATGGAAGATATTATCCAGTCGATCCGTATGGCCGCGGAAGTTACGGCTTGGCTCCTTTGTGCGACGCCTCGCGGGCGCGCGCCATTGAAGCGATGATATCGCGATGGGCGGCGTCCGTTCTTTCGGGCGCGCTGGTGGCTTTGACGTTGTTGTAGCCGATCAGAAAAACCATCAGAAGAGCGGCGGCGATGATCGCGATAATGACCTGGGGTTTGAGTGGTTTTGACATAACGAAGCTCCAACAATGCGCGGGAATATCGTGGTGAACGCTCCGGGAATGCGCAATGACCTCGGAACGGAATGGGAGCAGCATGAACGTTCGATCTCATGCTGCTCCCATTCTGTAGAGAAAGAGCAAAACGCCTATTGCAGTCGAATCGTCATGACTTGCTTCTTGGCGCCCAGATTGTCGGTCGTGGTGTCGTTGTTTCCGCCGGGCGTTCCCGTTCCAAACGAAACGCTGGACGCTTTGAGATACTTCACATGACCGTCGGCCGCCAGGTAGTTGGAGGAGTACTCCAGGGTGGAGTCATGACGGGTTGGAAGCCAGCCGTAGTCGCCGCTCGATCCTCCGGACGCGTTTTGGATCGTGATCGGCGCCGACGGGTCGCCCTGGTTGCCGGTGTACTGCTGCGTCGTCGTGTCGGAGATTTCGTAAAGCAGGAACGTGCTGCTTGGCGCATTGAACTGCGACAGAGCGGCTCCGCCGAAGTTATCCACGCCCGGTGACGGGCCGTAGTCATAGACAAAGACGAAGTAGTTGATATTGTACGAGACTTTTCTCGGCGTGGTGTAAGTCGGCTGCGCCTGGTTGATCGTGCTATCGTCGGGACAAGCGTAGACGCCGACACTCTTCACGTACGGATAGATCTGGTTCGCCCAGCCCGCTTGATTGCCGTTGGTGTCTGTTTCCCAGTTGGGATCGACGCCGCCGATGCTCGGATACTTCTCGTCATAATCCTGAACATACTGAGTAAATCCAAGCCCGAGCTGCTTGAGATTGCTCAGACAGGTGATCTGCCGCGCCTTCTCACGAGCTTTGGCGAAGACGGGAAATAGTATCGCCGCGAGAATCGCGATAATTGCTATGACGACGAGCAGTTCAATCAAAGTAAAACCCGATATTCCATTGCGATTGCGGTTCCAAATTTTTGTCATGACGGTAATTCCTTTGACGAAGAAAGCATTCGAAAATTTTGTGAAGGTCCGCAGAGAGACCGTCAAGACGCATTTGCCGGATCAACCGGCGAAATACGATCTTTACGGCGCAGTAAAGATAATTCAGGAAAATAACGTTAGGCTTTGCGTCGACCCCGACTTGGTGGATACGAGTTCATTATCACACCGAACGAGGAAAATTCGCAATGGAATTTGCTGTCAATTTATGGAGAATATTGATGGCGGATGTTACAGAAAACCATCAGTGCTTTGCCGCCGATTTCGATCATTTTTCATGAAGATCGGCAGCGCTAATCGTTACGGAGTTTTGAAGACAGCAGTATGTCTACTGGAGATGAATCGCAGCAGATTTCTTGCCGGTATTTTCATACGTTAACACTATACTCCTATTTTATTAATTCTGTCTACGGCGCCGATAATTATTTTTGTCCCGGAGCAGGCTTCGCTTCGCTGTTTTTGATCGCGGCGATCGCGGCGGGAGACAGGCGGCTGTAGTACTGCTTTTCCGTCGGCGTCAAGCCGCCGGGATCCTTCTCAGCCTTCGCCACAAGTTTCGCCAGGGTCATGCCCGATCCCGGCGCGGGCGCCGTGTAAGGCTGAGGCGCGAAGTAGCGATAGCCGGCGAAGGAGATCGCAGCGATGACAAGGATAACAATCGCGACGATTCCGGATGGCTTGATGCGTTCTGACAACTCTTTCTCCATTTCCGTATCGATCAATTCGAGGCCGGCCGATCTCGGCCGACCTCATTACTAAAGCCGAACTTAGAACGATTTGAGGATCGATGCGAGGGTTAATCGTCCTCCGTCGTGAAGTATTTCCATGCGCCGACATCCAGACCCGATGTATCGTTGACCGGCGTCGACAGCTGTCCAAACGTCAGGGCTTTGACATGGCCGTCGCAAAACAGCGTGTTCGTGCGTCCGGTATGCCGGATCATAATTTGATTCGAACTGGTCACGGCGCCGGAGTCCGGATTTGTTGGGATTTCCTGGCTGGCCACATTCCACCAGGCGACCTGGAAATAGTTGGCGTCCATAACCCAGATCGTGTCTGATGGAGAACCGATGGCGGCCACCGTTTTGCAGCCGCCGTCGTCGCCGCCGGTCGGATGGTGCTTAAGGCTCTGGTGATCGAACTGATTGTCGCCAAAATAGGTGACATTCATTCCATAGCTGCCATGGTTTTCCATGGAGTTGTTATTATTCGGGAGATTCCGATTGTAGATGAAGTGATTGGTGGCGTAATTTTCTTCGTCCGGACAGTTGAAAACCGCCTCGCTCTTGACATAGGGATAAACGGCGTCCTCCCATTTGTAATGGGAGTCATCGTTCTGGGACCAGTCGAAACCGCCATAAAACGCCTGAGTGAGCGTCTCATCATAGTCCTGGACATACTGCATCAATCCCAGACCGATCTGCTTCTGATTGCTTAAGCAGGAAGTCTGCCGGGCCTTCTCTCGCGCTTTAGCGAACACGGGGAAAAGGATGGAGGCAAGAATCGCAATGATAGCGATAACAACGAGTAATTCGATGAGTGTAAAACCCGATTGCAAATTACGATTGCGGATCGACAGTGTGGTCATGGTTTTGATTCCTTTAGCGAAAACTCTGCCCGAAAATTATCGTGAAGTCTGACAAACTAACCGTAAGCCACATACGCCGCCCATATCGGCGAAATACGATCTTTACGGCATGGTAAAGATAATGGAGAGAATTGAGAAACCGGACGGCTGCGTCTCGACTTGGCGTCGATGGGTCCATTATCACATCGGGCTTGGGAAACGCGCAAGGGAATTGGATGTCATTTTATGGAGAATATTGAGGCGTGAGGAGATCGGAGCCGGCAAGACGGAGATTGAGTTTCGAGGGAGAAGATCGTTCGGATCACTCTTAACCTGGGCGATCTTCCCTGCTTCATTTTCATACATTAATAATATACTCAGGTTCACGCGCATCTGTCTATGGATGCGTCCCATTTATCAATATCTTCCATGAGATATCGCCTTCACTCCATAGCCGGCCACGCGCGCGCTGCTCTATAATAAGCGTATCACGAGTACGACCCGCATCGTTAGGACTGTTCCATGTCTACACCCAAGATCGATCCCCCGGCTGCCCCTTCCCTCACTCGCCGGCGCTTCCTCCAGGCCGTGGGAGCGGCCGGCGCGGGAGCGGCGCTGGGCGTCGGCGCGGCGCGCCCCGCCCATTCGCTGGCGAACCGGGAGGCGCGCGTGGATTCCGAAGAGGCGATCAAGGATGCTGTTCCCTGTATCGCGCGGCCTTTGCCGCTGACGGATGTGCGGCTGACCGGCGGTCCGCTGAAGCACGCGCAGGATCTAGACGCCGCTTATCTGCTCAAGCTCGAACCCGATCGAATGATGGCGTACCTGCGCGCGCAAGCAGGTCTTGCGCCCAAGGCAAAGGGCTATGGCGGCTGGGACAGCGACGGCAAGAGCCTGGCGGGGCATATCGCCGGACACTATCTCTCGGCGGTGAGTTTGATGTATGCCGCCACTGGCGACGCGCGTTTCAAGCAGCGGGCGGATATCCTGGCGGCGGAGATGAAGACCGTTCAGGACGCCAACGGCAATGGTTATCTGGGCGCTCAGGAGGACGGGAAAAAGCGATACGCCGAGCTGGCGAACGGCGTGATCAGATCCGGGGGCTTCGATCTGAATGGGCTCTGGTCGCCATGGTACGTGGAGCACAAGATCTTCGCGGGACTTCGCGACGCCTATCGATACACGGGCAATAAAACCGCGCTGAGCGTTGAGAAGAAGTTTGCCGGCTGGGTGGAGGCGACGCTGGCTGGATTAGACGATGCCCAGGACCAGAAGATGCTGAATACCGAGTTCGGGGGCATGAACGAGGCGCTGGCGGACCTTTACGCCGACACAGGCGATAAACGCTGGCTGGCGCTGTCGGACAAGTTCCAGCACCGCGCCGTTCTGGAGCCGCTTGCGCGCCGGCAGGATATCCTCGGCGGTCTGCACGGCAACACGCAGATTCCCAAGCTGATCGGGTCGTTGTCGCGTTACGTCTACACGGGCGATGCGGCGGACGGCGTCGCCGCCCGGTTCTTCTGGGACACCGTCGTGGAGCATCACACCTTCGCGACCGGGGGGCACGGGCAGAACGAATACTTTGGACCACCCGACCAGCTTAGCGCGCATGTGGATGGCCGCACGGACGAGAGCTGCAACGTCTACAATATGCTCAAGATGACTCGCGAGCTGTTCGCGCTGGATCCGGACATCAAGTACGCCGAGTTCCATGAGCGGGCGCTGTTCAACCATGTCCTCGGATCGATGGACCCGGAGGACGGGCGAACGTGTTATATGGTCCCGGTCGGTCAGGGCGTCCAGCGCGAATATCAAGACATGTTCGAAAGCTTCACCTGCTGCGTGGGCACCGGGATGGAGAACCACGCGCTGCACGGGTACGGAATTTATTACACGGCCGGCGAGAAACTCTGGGTGAACCTTTACGCGCCGACCATCGCCGACTGGAAGGCGAAGGGCGCCCGCCTTTCCATGAGCACGAACTTCCCCGAGGGCGAGACGGCAACGCTGACGATAACATTGAAATCTCCCAAGGAGCTCACGCTCGCGCTGCGCCGGCCGCGCTGGGCCGGCGAAGGGTTCCGTGTGGCGATCAACGGCAAGCCGGTTGCGGCGTTACCCAGACCCGGCGCGTATGTTGAATTGAAGCGGCGATGGAAGAGCGGCGATACGGTGACGCTCTCGCTGCCGAAGACACTGAGAATGGAGCCCTTGCCGGACAATCCCAGTCGAGTGGCGCTGATGTGGGGGCCGCTGGTCCTCGCCGGCGATCTCGGGCCGGAGCGCGACGACGATGCGCCGCGCCCGCCCGTTCCGGTCTTCACGACGGCGGAGCGGCCCGTTGCGGAGTGGCTAAAGCCCGCTGCGAACGCGCCCGGGCAGTTCCAGAGCATCGGCGCGGGGCGCAACCCCGGCGGCGCAGGGCAGGCGATGGAAGTCCAATTCACGCCGTTTTATCGGCTCCATCGGCGTACGTACGCCGCTTACTGGGATCTGTACACCAGCGAGGAATGGACCAAGAAAGCGGCGGAGATCGCCGCCGAGCAGGAGACACAGCGCAAGCTGGACGCGGCCACCGTCGCGTTCGCGCAGCCCGGACAGATGCAGACCGAGCGCGATTTCAACCAGCAGGGCGAAGAAACGGAGCCGGACCGATTGATGGGCCGCGCGGGGCGCCGGGGCCGACAGTGGTTTTCCTTCGATCTCCCCGTCGATCCCGCGCATCCCATGGCGCTGATCGTCACGTACAACGCGCAGGAGCGGGACACACGGATCTTCGATATTCTGGTCAACGGCGTCAAAGTCGGCGCAGAGACTGTCGAGCGAGGTTTGACGCCGAAGTTCTACGATGTCACCTACGCCATCCCCTCGGACGTCGTGTCGGGCAAAACCAAAGTCACGGTGCGCTTCCAGACCGCCGGCGGCAAGGAGATCGCCGCCGTCTACGGCATCCGGATGATCCGGTCCGACCAGGCGCGGTGATTTGCAAGGAAACCACGATGCCTACGCTTCCGCCGGCGCCCGCGCCGCAGACGATCTCCAGCAGCGCCTTTCAAATCGGTTACTCCCCGCGCGGCGTCACCCACATGAAACGCGTTCACGATCGATACGACACCGATTATGTCGCGCCGAAGAGCGCCCTTGGAAATCTCATCCTCCGCTACCGAGCCGCCGGCGACAGGGAGTGGAAACAGGCGTCCGAGGCGACGGCGGCCGGCGGTAACGGCAAAGACACTCTGCGCTACACAATCAGCCGGACAAACAGCTTCAAAGCGACGGAAGAGTTTCGGCTCAAGGGCGCGGCGCTGGTCTGGACGATCGCTCTGAGCAATGCCACCGACCGCAAGCTGGAGATCGGCGACATGGGGCTTCCCCTGCCCTTCAACACACATTACGGCGCGGACACATCGGAGACATACACCAAGCGATTGATCCGCCATAGTTTTGTCGCGGGCGGCGGTTCGTTCATTTACTGGATGCGGACCAATGCTCAGGGGCCGTTTCTGGTCATGACGCCCGGCGCGGGAACATCGCTGGAGTATTTCGATGAGCCGCCGCGCGGCGCGTATACGCCTTACATCCACTCACAAGCGGCGCGCGCGGACCTGCGCGCCAAGGGCGGAACATGGCGTCTGCCACAGACACATCTGGTTCTGGCTCCGCAAGGACAGGCGGGCGACACCCATACCTATTCCTTTCGATTTCAATGGGCGCCCAATTACGCTGGCGTCCGCGATGTGCTCTGCGACGAGGGATTGGCGGATATCAATGTCGTTCCCGGGATGACCGTTCCGACCGACCTCTCCGCGATGTTTTCGCTGCGAACGCGCGCCCAAATTAAACGCGTGACGGCCGAGCATCCCGGCAAGACCAAAGTCGAATACCTGGGGGAGCGCGGGAAAGATATTCACGTCTACCGGGCGCGCTTCGCCCAGCTCGGCGAAAATCTGCTCACGATTGATCTTGGCGGCGGCCGGTCATTGCCGCTGGAGTTCTTCGTGACCGAGCCGCTGGAAACGCTCTATAAAAAGCGCGCCGCTTTCTTAGTTTCGCACGAGCAGCACCGCGATCCCGCCAAGTGGTACAACGGCCTCTTTTCCCAATGGGACATGAAGCGTTAGGTCCTGCGCAGTCCGGACGATCTGGACGGCCTGTGGTCCTACGCCGTCGCCAGCGACGACACCACGCTCGGCAAATCGGGGTATGTCGCGGCAAAAAACATCTACTATCCCGATCAAGGCGAGATCGACGCCGTCGAGTATTACATCAAGAACTTCGTCTGGGGCGGCCTTCAGCAGACGGACAAGGAGCCCTACCCGTACGCCATCTACGGCATTCCTAATTGGAAAGTCTTGCGTGACGGCCCAGACACCAACGACGGCAAAAAACACCTCTGGCGGATCTACGATTACCCGCATGTGATCTCGCTCTACTACAGCATGTA from Capsulimonas corticalis harbors:
- a CDS encoding proline racemase family protein, whose product is MTDRIRETVHVIDSHTEGEPTRTVISGGPNLCGGSIAEKLSVFRESYDGFRSGVVCEPRGSDVLVGALLVAPSDPSCAAGVIFFNNVGYLGMCGHGTIGLVATLAHLGVIVPGRHRIETPVGIVTATLHHSGKVSVENVPSYRWVKQAPVSVDGYGVVRGDVAWGGNWFFLVNDHGQDLTLANAKTLTDFTVKIQKALAAQSVTGRDGREIDHVELFAPSETAGSRNFVLCPGEAYDRSPCGTGTSAKLACLYADGKLAEGEVWRQEGILGTAFEGTVAVQGEEIIPTISGRAYITADTQLVFDPADPFREGIR
- a CDS encoding dihydrodipicolinate synthase family protein, whose amino-acid sequence is MKPTWTGVFPALTTHLHEDQTLDLDATAKHIEVMIESGVQGLVMLGSLGENAALEADEKRRVMEMTVDVARGRVPVLSGVSETSTAAACRYARDMERLGADGLMVLPAMVYKSDPSETMIHFRAVADASDLPIICYNNPIAYGVDITPAMFAQLADEEKFVAIKESSGNTCRISDIINLVGDRYMLFTGVDDLALESIMLGAKGWIAGIGLAFPKENQYLWDLAMAGEWEKARELYRWYMPLLHLDVSLKFVQNIKLCIQECGLGAEWVRAPRQPLAGAEREAVLKVIRHGLANRPSIPTLALA
- a CDS encoding DUF1559 domain-containing protein, with the protein product MTKIWNRNRNGISGFTLIELLVVIAIIAILAAILFPVFAKAREKARQITCLSNLKQLGLGFTQYVQDYDEKYPSIGGVDPNWETDTNGNQAGWANQIYPYVKSVGVYACPDDSTINQAQPTYTTPRKVSYNINYFVFVYDYGPSPGVDNFGGAALSQFNAPSSTFLLYEISDTTTQQYTGNQGDPSAPITIQNASGGSSGDYGWLPTRHDSTLEYSSNYLAADGHVKYLKASSVSFGTGTPGGNNDTTTDNLGAKKQVMTIRLQ
- a CDS encoding DUF1559 domain-containing protein, with product MTTLSIRNRNLQSGFTLIELLVVIAIIAILASILFPVFAKAREKARQTSCLSNQKQIGLGLMQYVQDYDETLTQAFYGGFDWSQNDDSHYKWEDAVYPYVKSEAVFNCPDEENYATNHFIYNRNLPNNNNSMENHGSYGMNVTYFGDNQFDHQSLKHHPTGGDDGGCKTVAAIGSPSDTIWVMDANYFQVAWWNVASQEIPTNPDSGAVTSSNQIMIRHTGRTNTLFCDGHVKALTFGQLSTPVNDTSGLDVGAWKYFTTEDD
- a CDS encoding glycoside hydrolase family 127 protein; the protein is MSTPKIDPPAAPSLTRRRFLQAVGAAGAGAALGVGAARPAHSLANREARVDSEEAIKDAVPCIARPLPLTDVRLTGGPLKHAQDLDAAYLLKLEPDRMMAYLRAQAGLAPKAKGYGGWDSDGKSLAGHIAGHYLSAVSLMYAATGDARFKQRADILAAEMKTVQDANGNGYLGAQEDGKKRYAELANGVIRSGGFDLNGLWSPWYVEHKIFAGLRDAYRYTGNKTALSVEKKFAGWVEATLAGLDDAQDQKMLNTEFGGMNEALADLYADTGDKRWLALSDKFQHRAVLEPLARRQDILGGLHGNTQIPKLIGSLSRYVYTGDAADGVAARFFWDTVVEHHTFATGGHGQNEYFGPPDQLSAHVDGRTDESCNVYNMLKMTRELFALDPDIKYAEFHERALFNHVLGSMDPEDGRTCYMVPVGQGVQREYQDMFESFTCCVGTGMENHALHGYGIYYTAGEKLWVNLYAPTIADWKAKGARLSMSTNFPEGETATLTITLKSPKELTLALRRPRWAGEGFRVAINGKPVAALPRPGAYVELKRRWKSGDTVTLSLPKTLRMEPLPDNPSRVALMWGPLVLAGDLGPERDDDAPRPPVPVFTTAERPVAEWLKPAANAPGQFQSIGAGRNPGGAGQAMEVQFTPFYRLHRRTYAAYWDLYTSEEWTKKAAEIAAEQETQRKLDAATVAFAQPGQMQTERDFNQQGEETEPDRLMGRAGRRGRQWFSFDLPVDPAHPMALIVTYNAQERDTRIFDILVNGVKVGAETVERGLTPKFYDVTYAIPSDVVSGKTKVTVRFQTAGGKEIAAVYGIRMIRSDQAR